A window from Streptomyces subrutilus encodes these proteins:
- a CDS encoding RNA polymerase sigma factor — MQTQTLTVNVSESSEADDAGAEADVVDEAADAADAADEAVDEAADGPSDGPSDDAADEEPEVLELIEPVPAQRRRTPAGGASRDTGAGPSADLFRQYLREIGRIPLLTAAEEVDLARRVEAGLFAEEKLGSTPDLDSQLAVDLDRLVVLGRMAKRRLIESNLRLVVSVAKRYVGRGLTMLDLVQEGNLGLIRAVEKFDYARGYKFSTYATWWIRQAMSRALADQARTIRVPVHVVELINRVVRVQRRMLQERGYEPTAEEVAVQLELTPERVMEVLRLAQEPVSLHAPVGEEDDVALGDLIEDGDAASPVESAAFFLLREHLEAVLSTLGERERKVVQLRYGLADGRPRTLEEIGRIFGVTRERIRQIESKTLNKLRDHAFADQLRGYLD; from the coding sequence GTGCAGACCCAGACCCTGACCGTGAACGTGAGCGAGTCCTCGGAGGCCGACGACGCCGGGGCGGAGGCCGACGTCGTGGACGAAGCAGCGGACGCAGCGGACGCAGCGGACGAGGCCGTGGACGAAGCGGCGGACGGGCCTTCGGACGGGCCTTCGGACGATGCGGCCGACGAAGAGCCCGAGGTGCTGGAGCTGATCGAACCGGTGCCGGCCCAGCGCAGGCGCACACCCGCCGGCGGTGCGAGCCGGGACACCGGAGCGGGCCCCTCCGCCGACCTGTTCCGGCAGTACCTGCGCGAGATCGGCAGGATCCCGCTGCTCACCGCCGCCGAAGAAGTCGACCTCGCCCGGCGCGTCGAGGCCGGGCTCTTCGCCGAGGAGAAGCTCGGCAGCACCCCGGACCTCGACTCCCAGCTGGCCGTGGACCTCGACCGGCTCGTCGTGCTCGGCCGGATGGCCAAGCGCCGGCTCATCGAGTCGAACCTGCGGCTCGTCGTCTCCGTCGCGAAGCGGTACGTGGGCCGCGGCCTCACCATGCTCGACCTCGTACAGGAGGGGAACCTCGGGCTCATCCGGGCCGTCGAGAAGTTCGACTACGCCCGCGGGTACAAGTTCTCCACCTACGCGACCTGGTGGATCCGCCAGGCGATGTCCCGGGCCCTCGCCGACCAGGCCCGGACCATCCGCGTGCCGGTCCACGTCGTGGAGTTGATCAACCGGGTCGTCCGCGTCCAGCGCCGCATGCTCCAGGAGCGCGGGTACGAGCCCACCGCCGAAGAGGTGGCCGTCCAGCTGGAGTTGACACCCGAGCGGGTCATGGAGGTGCTGCGCCTCGCCCAGGAACCGGTCTCCCTGCACGCCCCGGTGGGCGAGGAGGACGACGTGGCCCTCGGCGACCTGATCGAGGACGGCGACGCCGCCTCACCGGTGGAGTCCGCGGCGTTCTTCCTGCTGCGCGAGCACCTCGAAGCCGTGCTCTCCACCCTCGGCGAACGGGAACGCAAGGTCGTCCAACTGCGGTACGGGCTCGCCGACGGCCGTCCGCGCACCCTGGAGGAGATCGGCCGGATCTTCGGAGTGACGCGCGAGCGCATCCGGCAGATCGAGTCCAAGACCCTCAACAAGCTGCGCGACCACGCCTTCGCGGACCAGCTCCGGGGCTACCTGGACTGA
- a CDS encoding ABC transporter ATP-binding protein, with protein sequence MSGPGGRMMMGPAQRSMDFKGSGKRLLGQLAQDRAKLWGMVAAVVGSVGCAVVGPKILGNATDLVFAGIVGRNMPAGITKQQALERMRADGQGGMADMLSGTDFTPGKGIDFGAVGVVALWALAVFTVAGLLMLVATRLSNHVMNGTVYRMREELQAKLSRLPLSYFDQQKRGEVLSRATNDIDNIGQTLQQTMGQLLNSLLTIVGVLVMMFWISPLLALVALVTVPVSVVVAAKIGKRSQPQFVAQWKSTGALNAHVEEMYSGHNLVKVFGRQKESAALFAEQNEALYRASFKAQLVSGIMQPVMFFISNINYVLIAVVGGLRVASGTLSIGDVQAFIQYSRQFSMPLTQVASMANLVQSGVASAERVYELLDAPEQEPDAEVPERPAELRGQVTLDKVAFRYEPDKPLIENLSLTVEPGQTVAIVGPTGAGKTTLVNLLMRFYEVTGGEIALDGVDIAKMTREELRGGIGMVLQDTWLFGGTIAENIAYGASREVTRAEIEEAARAAHADRFVRTLPDGYDTVLDDEGAGVSAGEKQLITIARAFLSDPVILVLDEATSSVDTRTEVLIQKAMARLAHGRTSFVIAHRLSTIRDADVILVMEGGSIVEQGTHEELLSSDGAYARLYAAQFAQAVAEVD encoded by the coding sequence ATGAGCGGGCCCGGAGGACGGATGATGATGGGGCCGGCCCAGCGGTCCATGGACTTCAAGGGCTCGGGCAAGCGGCTGCTGGGCCAGCTCGCCCAGGACCGGGCCAAGCTGTGGGGCATGGTCGCCGCGGTCGTCGGCAGCGTCGGCTGCGCGGTGGTCGGCCCGAAGATCCTCGGCAACGCCACCGACCTGGTCTTCGCCGGGATCGTGGGCCGGAACATGCCGGCCGGGATCACCAAGCAGCAGGCGCTGGAGCGGATGCGCGCCGACGGGCAGGGCGGCATGGCCGACATGCTCTCCGGTACGGACTTCACGCCCGGCAAGGGCATCGACTTCGGCGCCGTGGGCGTCGTGGCGCTGTGGGCGCTGGCGGTGTTCACCGTCGCCGGTCTGCTGATGCTGGTGGCGACGAGGCTGTCGAACCACGTCATGAACGGCACCGTCTACCGCATGCGCGAGGAGCTCCAGGCGAAGCTGTCGCGGCTGCCGCTGTCGTACTTCGACCAGCAGAAGCGCGGCGAGGTGCTCAGCCGGGCGACCAACGACATCGACAACATCGGCCAGACGCTCCAGCAGACGATGGGGCAGCTGCTGAACTCGCTGCTCACCATCGTGGGCGTGCTCGTGATGATGTTCTGGATCTCGCCGCTGCTGGCGCTGGTCGCGCTGGTGACCGTACCGGTGTCGGTGGTCGTCGCGGCGAAGATCGGCAAGCGGTCGCAGCCGCAGTTCGTGGCGCAGTGGAAGTCGACGGGCGCGCTCAACGCCCACGTCGAGGAGATGTACTCGGGCCACAACCTGGTCAAGGTCTTCGGCCGGCAGAAGGAGTCGGCGGCGCTGTTCGCCGAACAGAACGAAGCCCTGTACCGGGCCTCGTTCAAGGCACAGCTGGTCAGCGGCATCATGCAGCCGGTGATGTTCTTCATATCGAACATCAACTACGTGCTCATCGCGGTCGTCGGCGGCCTGCGGGTCGCGTCGGGCACGCTGTCGATCGGCGACGTGCAGGCCTTCATCCAGTACTCGCGCCAGTTCTCGATGCCGCTGACGCAGGTCGCCTCGATGGCGAACCTGGTGCAGTCCGGCGTCGCCTCGGCGGAGCGGGTGTACGAACTGCTCGACGCGCCGGAGCAGGAACCGGACGCCGAGGTCCCCGAGCGCCCGGCGGAGCTGCGCGGACAGGTCACGCTCGACAAGGTGGCCTTCCGCTACGAGCCCGACAAGCCGCTGATCGAGAACCTCTCGCTCACGGTCGAGCCGGGCCAGACCGTCGCGATCGTCGGCCCGACGGGCGCCGGCAAGACCACGCTGGTCAACCTGCTGATGCGGTTCTACGAGGTCACGGGCGGCGAGATCGCCCTGGACGGGGTGGACATCGCGAAGATGACGCGCGAGGAACTGCGCGGCGGCATCGGCATGGTGCTCCAGGACACCTGGCTGTTCGGCGGCACCATCGCGGAGAACATCGCGTACGGGGCCTCGCGCGAGGTCACGCGCGCCGAGATCGAGGAGGCGGCGCGGGCGGCCCACGCGGACCGGTTCGTGCGCACCCTGCCGGACGGCTACGACACCGTGCTGGACGACGAGGGCGCGGGGGTCAGCGCGGGCGAGAAGCAGCTGATCACCATTGCCCGGGCGTTCCTGTCGGACCCGGTGATCCTGGTGCTCGACGAGGCGACGAGCTCGGTGGACACCCGGACCGAGGTGCTGATCCAGAAGGCGATGGCGCGCTTGGCGCACGGCCGTACGTCCTTCGTGATCGCGCACCGGCTGTCGACGATCCGCGACGCGGACGTGATCCTGGTGATGGAGGGCGGCTCGATCGTGGAGCAGGGCACGCACGAGGAGCTGCTGTCCTCGGACGGTGCCTACGCACGCCTGTACGCGGCGCAGTTCGCGCAGGCGGTCGCCGAGGTGGACTAG
- a CDS encoding FGGY family carbohydrate kinase — protein MGIVAGLDSSSTFTRIVVCDTETGAVVRQGYAPHPPSSGEPDGGAQPHETDPQAWLLSLGEAAGGGLLEGVQAIGVSAQQHGLLPLDAQGGLVRPALVGNDKRGQVAAADLIEALGGRHAWAEAVGSVPHAAQPLAKLAWLARAEPEAARRVAVLMSPHDWLVWQLLGRPARRTTDRGGASGTGYWSTATGSWRPDLVELALGHRALLPEVLGPADAAGTTPEGLLISAGTGETMAAALGLGLGRGDAVVSLGASGSVMAVHHEALSEPGGLITSLADASGMHLPVVNTSNAVRALRGTAELLGTDLEGLSELALKSTPGAHGLVLLPYLEGERTPNLPHTAGTLSGLRRDSMKPEHLARASFEGMLCGLVDALDVLRSRGVEIRRVFLLGAAAELPAVQAFAPGLFGTQIVVPAPADYAALGAARQAAWALGVAQGVLAPHTPPLWPAPSAQVFEPGEDHPAWQAVRQQYVATREQIHPGAF, from the coding sequence ATGGGGATAGTCGCCGGGCTGGACAGCTCTTCCACCTTCACTCGCATCGTCGTCTGCGACACCGAGACGGGCGCCGTCGTGCGCCAGGGGTACGCACCCCATCCACCGTCGTCGGGGGAACCGGACGGCGGCGCGCAGCCCCACGAGACCGATCCGCAGGCCTGGCTGCTCTCGCTCGGCGAGGCGGCCGGCGGCGGGCTCCTCGAAGGGGTGCAGGCCATCGGGGTGTCGGCGCAGCAGCACGGCCTGCTGCCGCTGGACGCGCAGGGCGGTCTCGTACGGCCGGCGCTGGTCGGCAACGACAAGCGCGGGCAGGTCGCCGCGGCGGACCTGATCGAGGCGCTCGGCGGACGGCATGCCTGGGCCGAGGCGGTGGGGTCGGTGCCGCACGCCGCGCAGCCGTTGGCGAAGCTGGCCTGGCTGGCCCGGGCCGAGCCCGAGGCCGCCCGCCGGGTGGCCGTCCTGATGTCCCCGCACGACTGGCTGGTCTGGCAGCTGCTGGGCCGGCCGGCCCGGCGCACCACAGACCGGGGCGGCGCCTCCGGTACCGGCTACTGGTCGACGGCCACCGGCTCCTGGCGGCCCGACCTCGTCGAGCTGGCCCTCGGCCACCGGGCGCTGCTGCCCGAGGTGCTCGGCCCGGCCGACGCCGCCGGCACCACGCCCGAGGGGCTGCTGATCTCCGCCGGGACCGGCGAGACGATGGCCGCCGCGCTCGGGCTGGGGCTGGGCCGCGGTGACGCCGTGGTGTCGCTGGGCGCCTCCGGTTCGGTGATGGCCGTGCACCACGAGGCCCTGTCGGAGCCGGGCGGTCTGATCACCTCGCTGGCCGACGCCAGCGGCATGCACCTGCCGGTGGTGAACACCTCCAATGCCGTACGGGCCCTGCGCGGCACCGCCGAACTGCTCGGAACGGACCTGGAGGGGCTGTCCGAGCTCGCGCTGAAGTCGACGCCGGGCGCGCACGGCCTCGTCCTGCTGCCGTACCTGGAGGGCGAGCGGACGCCGAACCTGCCGCACACCGCCGGCACCCTGTCCGGGCTGCGCCGCGACTCGATGAAGCCGGAGCACCTGGCCCGGGCCTCCTTCGAGGGCATGCTGTGCGGGCTGGTGGACGCGCTGGACGTGCTGCGCTCGCGCGGGGTCGAGATCCGGCGGGTGTTCCTGCTGGGCGCGGCGGCCGAGCTGCCGGCCGTACAGGCCTTCGCACCGGGGCTGTTCGGTACGCAGATCGTGGTCCCCGCGCCGGCCGACTACGCGGCGCTGGGCGCGGCGCGCCAGGCGGCCTGGGCGCTGGGAGTGGCGCAGGGCGTGCTGGCTCCGCACACCCCGCCGCTCTGGCCGGCGCCCTCGGCGCAGGTCTTCGAGCCGGGCGAGGACCACCCGGCCTGGCAGGCGGTGCGCCAGCAGTACGTCGCGACGCGGGAGCAGATCCACCCGGGCGCCTTCTAG
- a CDS encoding ABC transporter ATP-binding protein yields the protein MLIRLLRTHLGPYRKPILLLVLLQLLQTSASLYLPTLNADIIDNGVVNGDTGYILRFGALMLAVSLVQLVCNVGAVYFGARTAAAVGRDVRAAVFDRVQSFSARELGHFGAPSLITRTTNDVQQVQMLVLMTFTLMVSAPIMCVGGIAMALSLDVKLSGVLLAVVPVLGLAVGAIVFRTRPLFRQMQERLDTVNRVLREQITGNRVIRAFVRDDYEKDRFREANADLTGVSLAAGKLLALMFPTVIVVVNISSVAVIWFGAMRVDSGGMEIGQLTAFLAYLMQIVMSVMMATFMFMMVPRAEVCAERIQEVLDTESSVVPPADPVRELARRGQLELRGADFRYPGAEASVLRGVDLVARPGETTAVIGSTGSGKSTLLGLVPRLFDATGGAVLVDGEDVRRLDPELLAKTVGMVPQKPYLFSGTVASNLRYGRPDATDAELWQALEVAQAKDFVSALEGGLEAPIAQGGTNVSGGQRQRLAIARTLVQRPEIYLFDDSFSALDYATDAALRAALARETEDATVVIVAQRVSTIRDADRIIVLDEGQVVGEGRHHELMAGNETYREIVLSQLTEAEAA from the coding sequence GTGCTCATACGACTTCTGCGGACCCATCTGGGCCCGTACCGGAAACCGATCCTGCTGTTGGTCCTGCTCCAGCTGTTGCAGACCAGTGCCAGCCTCTACCTGCCCACCCTGAACGCCGACATCATCGACAACGGTGTCGTCAACGGCGACACCGGCTACATCCTGCGCTTCGGCGCGCTGATGCTCGCCGTCTCGCTCGTCCAGCTGGTCTGCAACGTCGGCGCCGTCTACTTCGGCGCCCGTACGGCGGCCGCCGTCGGCCGCGACGTGCGCGCCGCCGTCTTCGACCGGGTGCAGAGCTTCTCGGCCCGGGAGCTCGGCCATTTCGGCGCTCCCTCGCTGATCACCCGTACGACCAATGACGTCCAGCAGGTCCAGATGCTGGTCCTGATGACCTTCACCCTGATGGTGTCGGCGCCGATCATGTGCGTCGGCGGCATCGCGATGGCGCTCTCGCTCGACGTGAAGCTGTCGGGCGTCCTGCTCGCCGTGGTCCCCGTGCTCGGCCTGGCGGTCGGCGCGATCGTCTTCCGGACGCGGCCGCTGTTCCGGCAGATGCAGGAGCGGCTGGACACCGTGAACCGGGTGCTGCGCGAGCAGATCACCGGCAACCGGGTGATCCGCGCGTTCGTGCGGGACGACTACGAGAAGGACCGCTTCCGCGAGGCCAACGCCGATCTGACGGGCGTCTCGCTGGCCGCCGGCAAGCTCCTCGCCCTGATGTTCCCCACCGTCATCGTGGTCGTGAACATCTCCAGCGTCGCCGTCATCTGGTTCGGCGCGATGCGCGTGGACAGCGGCGGCATGGAGATCGGCCAGCTCACGGCCTTCCTCGCCTACCTGATGCAGATCGTCATGTCCGTGATGATGGCCACCTTCATGTTCATGATGGTGCCGCGGGCCGAGGTCTGCGCCGAGCGCATCCAGGAGGTCCTGGACACCGAGTCGAGCGTGGTGCCGCCCGCCGATCCGGTGCGCGAGCTCGCCCGGCGCGGTCAGCTGGAGCTGCGCGGGGCCGACTTCCGCTATCCGGGCGCCGAGGCGTCGGTGCTGCGCGGGGTGGACCTGGTGGCCCGGCCCGGGGAGACCACCGCGGTCATCGGCTCCACCGGAAGCGGCAAGTCCACTCTGCTGGGCCTGGTCCCGCGCCTGTTCGACGCGACCGGCGGCGCGGTGCTCGTCGACGGGGAGGACGTACGGCGCCTCGACCCGGAGCTGCTGGCCAAGACGGTCGGCATGGTCCCGCAGAAGCCGTACCTGTTCTCCGGAACGGTCGCCTCCAACCTGCGCTACGGGCGCCCGGACGCCACCGACGCGGAGCTGTGGCAGGCGCTGGAGGTGGCCCAGGCCAAGGACTTCGTGTCCGCGCTGGAAGGCGGCCTGGAGGCCCCCATCGCCCAGGGCGGAACCAACGTCTCCGGCGGCCAGCGCCAGCGTCTGGCCATCGCGCGCACCCTCGTGCAGCGCCCGGAGATCTACCTCTTCGACGATTCGTTCTCGGCCCTGGACTACGCGACGGACGCGGCGCTGCGCGCCGCGCTCGCCCGCGAGACCGAGGACGCGACCGTGGTGATCGTCGCCCAGCGGGTCTCCACGATCCGCGACGCCGACCGGATCATCGTCCTGGACGAGGGGCAGGTGGTGGGCGAGGGGCGCCACCACGAGCTGATGGCCGGCAACGAGACCTACCGGGAGATCGTGCTCTCCCAGCTGACGGAGGCGGAGGCCGCATGA
- a CDS encoding YtxH domain-containing protein, which produces MRYKVTFVVGLALGYVLGTRAGRERYEQLKKSAREISQNPVVRNAAESAGQNGRVFAGKAFAVVSEKVGDAVPESLAGRVRGLRDRVGGGGGEDDWGTSNT; this is translated from the coding sequence ATGCGGTACAAGGTCACGTTCGTGGTCGGACTGGCCCTCGGGTACGTGCTCGGGACCAGGGCCGGACGCGAGCGGTACGAGCAGCTGAAGAAGTCCGCGCGGGAGATCTCCCAGAACCCGGTGGTGCGCAACGCCGCCGAGAGCGCCGGGCAGAACGGGCGCGTCTTCGCCGGCAAGGCGTTCGCGGTCGTGAGCGAGAAGGTGGGCGACGCCGTGCCCGAGTCCCTGGCCGGCCGGGTGCGCGGGCTGCGCGACCGGGTCGGAGGCGGAGGCGGCGAGGACGACTGGGGCACCAGCAACACCTGA
- a CDS encoding glycine-rich domain-containing protein: MTVIQERPATDARNLIGAKLRATLVSNMQAKFPALTDDKADRGVGQMIAFLAAGAYNDTPLSPSPLVDDFWHAFLLHTQAYQDFCSGTIGKFVHHQPGFLDKEEHGGGKALRARTVDAIVAAGFVIDMEFWPELDLADCSQCHANCHNSPKYA, from the coding sequence GTGACCGTAATCCAGGAGCGTCCCGCGACCGACGCGCGGAATCTGATCGGCGCCAAGCTGCGCGCGACGCTCGTGTCCAACATGCAGGCCAAGTTCCCCGCACTGACCGACGACAAGGCCGACCGCGGCGTCGGCCAGATGATCGCCTTCCTAGCGGCCGGCGCGTACAACGACACCCCGCTCAGCCCGTCGCCGCTCGTCGATGACTTCTGGCACGCCTTCCTGCTGCACACGCAGGCGTACCAGGACTTCTGCTCGGGGACGATCGGCAAGTTCGTCCACCACCAGCCCGGGTTCCTCGACAAGGAGGAACACGGCGGCGGCAAGGCCCTGCGCGCCCGGACGGTCGACGCGATCGTCGCGGCCGGGTTCGTGATCGACATGGAGTTCTGGCCCGAGCTGGACCTCGCCGACTGCTCGCAGTGCCACGCCAACTGCCACAACAGCCCCAAGTACGCCTGA
- a CDS encoding leucine-rich repeat domain-containing protein: MDATSPEPRLFANRWPEGIGPDGQPIHRERCACFNQYKVQPRARVGFHGEQQDTSSAGWLRLLALVEEAAADGREEFNPLVELSPHERRDVITLPASIARLTEVKHLRLYGSNLVRIPPEIGAMTNLEEFSPYTSHRLHWFPYEITRCSKLARSTVSTRSLFGNFKYRPPFPRLRTTGEVQSGGHLAALDPKQWGTTAISTCSVCDGPVEGRELHQRWISLVVATDVLPLLVNACSAACIAALPSGAAKHAPLPHLGGWEAVQPSADSA, translated from the coding sequence ATGGATGCCACCAGCCCGGAGCCCCGCCTGTTCGCGAACCGATGGCCCGAAGGAATCGGGCCGGACGGTCAGCCCATCCACCGGGAACGCTGCGCCTGTTTCAACCAGTACAAGGTGCAACCACGTGCCCGGGTCGGCTTCCACGGAGAGCAGCAGGACACGTCCTCGGCGGGTTGGCTGCGCCTTCTCGCGCTCGTCGAAGAGGCGGCCGCGGACGGCAGGGAGGAGTTCAACCCGCTCGTCGAGCTCAGCCCGCACGAGCGGCGCGACGTCATCACCCTGCCCGCGAGCATCGCCCGACTGACCGAGGTCAAGCATCTGAGGCTCTACGGCAGCAATCTCGTGCGCATTCCGCCGGAGATCGGCGCGATGACGAATCTGGAGGAGTTCAGCCCGTACACGTCCCACCGGCTGCACTGGTTCCCGTACGAGATCACCCGGTGCTCGAAGCTGGCGAGGAGCACGGTCAGCACCCGCTCGCTGTTCGGCAACTTCAAGTACCGCCCGCCCTTCCCCCGGCTGCGGACGACAGGCGAGGTCCAGTCCGGCGGCCACCTCGCCGCACTGGACCCGAAGCAGTGGGGCACGACAGCAATCAGCACGTGCAGTGTCTGTGACGGACCGGTGGAGGGACGAGAACTTCACCAGCGGTGGATCTCGCTCGTGGTCGCCACCGACGTCCTGCCCTTGCTCGTCAATGCCTGCTCGGCCGCGTGCATCGCCGCGCTGCCGTCCGGCGCCGCCAAGCACGCTCCTCTGCCTCACTTGGGCGGATGGGAAGCGGTCCAGCCGTCAGCTGACTCGGCCTGA
- a CDS encoding glucose 1-dehydrogenase codes for MQRCGTVAVVDLSGKVVVITGGARGLGAAAAQAVVDGGGRVLITDVLEAEGAETAAKLGEAARFVRHDVTSESDWQAALEYALAEFGRLDGLVNNAGISTGQFLEQESVEHFRQVVEINLVGVFIGMKTAIPLLRTNGGGSIVNISSAAGLTGLALTAGYGASKWGVRGLSKIGAVELAESRIRVNSVHPGMTLTPMTAPVGIRSGEGNYPGAPMGRVGSPEEIAAAVAFLLSDAAGYMTGAELAVDGGWTAGLTVKYLTGQ; via the coding sequence ATGCAGAGGTGTGGAACCGTGGCTGTTGTGGATCTGAGCGGCAAGGTCGTCGTCATCACCGGTGGAGCCCGCGGTCTCGGCGCGGCCGCCGCGCAGGCGGTCGTGGACGGTGGCGGCCGGGTGCTGATCACCGACGTACTGGAGGCCGAGGGCGCCGAGACCGCCGCGAAGCTCGGCGAGGCCGCGCGCTTCGTGCGGCACGACGTCACCAGCGAGTCCGACTGGCAGGCGGCGCTGGAGTACGCGCTCGCCGAGTTCGGCCGCCTCGACGGGCTCGTGAACAACGCGGGCATATCGACCGGCCAGTTCCTGGAACAGGAGAGCGTCGAGCACTTCCGCCAGGTCGTCGAGATCAACCTGGTCGGCGTCTTCATCGGCATGAAGACCGCGATCCCCCTGCTGCGGACCAATGGCGGCGGCTCGATCGTGAACATCTCCTCCGCCGCCGGCCTGACCGGCCTCGCCCTCACCGCCGGGTACGGAGCGTCCAAGTGGGGCGTCCGCGGTCTGTCGAAGATCGGCGCGGTCGAGCTCGCCGAGTCCCGGATCCGCGTCAACTCCGTCCACCCCGGCATGACGCTGACCCCGATGACCGCCCCGGTGGGCATCCGGAGCGGCGAGGGCAACTACCCCGGCGCCCCGATGGGCCGGGTCGGCTCCCCCGAGGAGATAGCGGCGGCCGTGGCGTTCCTCCTCTCCGACGCCGCCGGCTACATGACCGGCGCCGAACTCGCCGTGGACGGCGGCTGGACGGCGGGCCTGACCGTGAAGTACCTGACGGGCCAGTAG
- a CDS encoding nucleotidyl transferase AbiEii/AbiGii toxin family protein, translating into MTPWDELGWHVREFPREPLDDATRSASELPPTLRPVAGDDVRQPAHFDPSLRHHLRAYRAGDPVFDDPARTVARARARRAAMEAVLLAISDSPRVDSLVLRGSGLLADRFGEAAREPGWTSWWCRRAGRWGRPERPDAGGHRGGGRRACRGRRVARAVRGHLTYDRAPGRRMVPSRSVPGPSAGQVRLDFVFDEHLTVGPEPVALGCGAVVLAATPALSLAWKLLWIVSDGHPQGKDLYDAALLAERYALPHGLLQEVFRQAGQWPAPNREVRLEDFANLCGPGRSGTEWRHFEREYPHLARPGEQTFLTRLVTALRPVFDETETEAR; encoded by the coding sequence ATGACGCCGTGGGACGAACTCGGCTGGCACGTGCGGGAGTTCCCTCGCGAGCCACTGGACGACGCGACCCGGTCCGCGAGCGAACTGCCGCCGACCCTGCGGCCGGTGGCCGGGGACGACGTGCGGCAGCCCGCGCACTTCGACCCGTCGCTGCGCCACCACCTGCGGGCCTACCGCGCCGGTGACCCGGTCTTCGACGATCCCGCCCGGACCGTCGCGCGGGCGCGGGCGCGGCGGGCCGCGATGGAGGCCGTCCTGCTGGCGATCTCGGACTCGCCGAGGGTGGACTCGCTGGTGTTGCGGGGCAGCGGGCTGCTCGCCGACCGGTTCGGGGAGGCGGCTCGGGAACCGGGCTGGACTTCGTGGTGGTGCCGGAGAGCTGGGCGATGGGGACGGCCGGAGCGGCCGGATGCTGGCGGGCATCGCGGTGGCGGCCGACGGGCATGCCGGGGTCGACGGGTCGCGCGCGCTGTGCGAGGACATCTGACGTACGACCGGGCGCCGGGGCGGCGGATGGTGCCGTCCCGGTCCGTGCCCGGACCGTCGGCCGGCCAGGTCCGGCTGGACTTCGTGTTCGACGAGCACCTCACGGTCGGTCCCGAGCCGGTCGCACTGGGCTGCGGCGCCGTGGTCCTGGCGGCGACGCCCGCGCTGTCGCTGGCCTGGAAGCTGCTGTGGATCGTCAGCGACGGGCACCCGCAGGGCAAGGACCTGTACGACGCGGCGCTCTTGGCGGAGCGGTACGCCCTCCCGCACGGGCTGCTCCAAGAGGTCTTCCGGCAGGCCGGGCAGTGGCCGGCACCGAACCGGGAGGTGCGGCTGGAGGACTTCGCGAACCTGTGCGGGCCCGGAAGGTCCGGCACCGAATGGCGCCACTTCGAGCGGGAGTACCCGCACCTGGCCCGCCCCGGGGAGCAGACGTTCCTCACCCGCCTGGTCACGGCCCTGCGGCCCGTCTTCGACGAGACCGAGACCGAGGCCCGCTGA
- a CDS encoding phosphotransferase produces the protein MDRTAWLELPPEARSAVETYTGPVEHAETAETGVMARLACTLHTATGPVFVKGTRSDEPTAWMYDYEARVTRVAPLAPRVLWQVDAGGWLLTGYEYLLGHHPDLSPGSPDLGPVLDALTTMSETPWPEQVRKKPLHIRWSGFFPADRSPDLEGPALVHSDVSPLNMLVTEDGIRVLDWALACPGPAWADAAFAIPRFIHAGHTAEQAEALAQAVPAYSNVEPSAVATFAATLCGVWESRAASDPAPHRAPLIAAARAWTVHRSSQHVHNA, from the coding sequence GTGGACCGCACCGCATGGCTTGAGCTCCCACCCGAGGCCCGTAGCGCCGTCGAGACCTACACCGGCCCCGTCGAGCACGCCGAGACCGCCGAGACCGGCGTCATGGCCCGCCTCGCCTGCACTCTCCACACCGCCACCGGCCCCGTCTTCGTCAAGGGCACCCGCAGCGACGAGCCCACAGCGTGGATGTACGACTACGAGGCGCGCGTGACCCGAGTCGCACCGCTCGCGCCCCGCGTGCTCTGGCAGGTCGACGCCGGCGGCTGGCTGCTCACCGGGTACGAGTACCTCCTCGGCCACCACCCGGACCTCAGCCCCGGCTCCCCCGACCTCGGCCCCGTCCTCGACGCGCTCACCACCATGTCCGAGACACCGTGGCCCGAGCAGGTTCGCAAGAAGCCCCTGCACATCCGCTGGTCCGGGTTCTTCCCTGCCGACCGCTCCCCCGATCTCGAAGGCCCGGCCCTCGTCCACTCCGATGTGTCACCGCTGAACATGCTTGTCACCGAAGACGGCATCCGCGTACTGGACTGGGCTCTTGCCTGCCCCGGCCCGGCATGGGCTGACGCAGCATTCGCCATCCCACGGTTCATTCACGCCGGCCACACCGCGGAGCAGGCCGAAGCCCTCGCCCAAGCGGTGCCCGCCTACAGCAACGTCGAGCCCTCGGCCGTCGCCACCTTCGCAGCCACCCTTTGTGGCGTCTGGGAGAGCCGCGCTGCCAGCGACCCGGCGCCGCACCGCGCCCCCCTGATCGCTGCCGCCCGAGCCTGGACCGTGCATCGCAGCAGTCAGCACGTGCACAACGCTTAG